The DNA region TCAGTCTGGCCGTAACTCGGGGGTGCTCCATTCGGGGATTTACTATCGGGCAGACTCGCTGAAGTCCGCTAATTGCCGGGACGGGCGATTGGCAATGCAAACCTTCTGCGAGCAATATGATATTCCTCACGAGATCTGTGGCAAAGTCATCGTCGCGACCGATGAGAGCGAATTGGGACGCCTCGACGAGATCTATCAGCGGGGCCAATTCAATGGCATCGAGTGTGCCAAACTAAACGCCGATCAGCTACGGGCCCTCGAACCTTACTGCAGGGGAATCGCTGCGATCCACGTCAAGTCCGCTGGAATTGTTGACTACCGCCGCGTTTGCTTTCGACTTTGTGAGTTAATCCTCGAAAGTGGTGGAGCGATTCATACAGACACCCGGTTGCTAGGTGTTTCGCAGCTCAAAAGGCAGATTGTTCTCGAAACTACCAATGGATCGTTTCAGACTTCACTCTTGGTCAATTGTGCCGGTTTGCAAAGCGATCGAGTCGCGAAAATGTGCGGGCATCAACCCGAAGTAAAAATCGTTCCTTTCCGGGGTGAATATTACGAGCTTTCGGAAAATGCACAGCATCTGTGTCAAAACCTGATCTATCCTGTGCCAGACCCTGCGTTTCCCTTTCTAGGTATTCACGTCACGCGAACGACCTTTGGTACCGTTGAATGCGGTCCGAATGCGGTTTTGGCATTTGCTCGCGAAGGGTATCGCAAATGGGATGTTAATTGGCAAGATCTATGGGACGCCGTCGGATATCGTGGTTTTCACAAGCTCGCCGCAAAGCATTGGAGTGTTGGCATCGAGGAGATGCGCCGCTCCTATTTTCAGTCGGCTTTTCTCGCTTCACTTCAACGACTTATTCCCGCCGTAAGAGCCCAGGACTTGCTGCCGGGAACTTCGGGGGTTCGAGCCCAGGCTTTGCGAAATGATGGATCGCTCGTCGATGATTTCGTCATTCAGAAGGAAGGCAACTTCATCCACGTTCTCAACGCTCCGAGTCCAGCTGCGACCGCGTCCTTGAATATTGGTGCTTTCATTGCCGAGCAGTCGGCCGATGTTTTGGACTTCTAAGGGTGAACCTCCAGACGACCAACGGGGACTAATGCGTTCGAAGAAGTAAATGAACGAATCAATACGAGGGCATCATGAATCGTCGTCAGTTAACACAGTTGGGAGTTCCGGAATACGCTTTGGCCGAAGCGGTTAAGGCGGTATCGAGCGCGGCTACCACCCACCGACTGCGAGGTGCGGATTTGAAGCGGCAG from Bremerella alba includes:
- the lhgO gene encoding L-2-hydroxyglutarate oxidase → MDTPEVDVVVVGGGIIGLATAYQISRRFPEHQVIVLEKEKVLALHQSGRNSGVLHSGIYYRADSLKSANCRDGRLAMQTFCEQYDIPHEICGKVIVATDESELGRLDEIYQRGQFNGIECAKLNADQLRALEPYCRGIAAIHVKSAGIVDYRRVCFRLCELILESGGAIHTDTRLLGVSQLKRQIVLETTNGSFQTSLLVNCAGLQSDRVAKMCGHQPEVKIVPFRGEYYELSENAQHLCQNLIYPVPDPAFPFLGIHVTRTTFGTVECGPNAVLAFAREGYRKWDVNWQDLWDAVGYRGFHKLAAKHWSVGIEEMRRSYFQSAFLASLQRLIPAVRAQDLLPGTSGVRAQALRNDGSLVDDFVIQKEGNFIHVLNAPSPAATASLNIGAFIAEQSADVLDF